Below is a window of Sulfitobacter sp. SK012 DNA.
AAGGAGCCAGAAATGCCGTGGCCGTTGTTGCGTGCAATGCACACACCTTCGTAGTTCTGCACACGGGTACGTGTGCCTTCGGTGACTCTAAAGCCGACCCGGATGGTGTCTCCGGCGCGGAAGTCAGGGATGTCTTTCCCCAGTTCGGCGATTTGTTCCGCCTCGATCTGTGCAATCAGGTTCATCTGACGCGTCTCCTATGATGCTCGCGGTTTGGCCCACGAAGTTGTTTGCGATCCAAGAGCTTCGGCTTTTTTGAAGGGCCTGCCGCAGCAGCCCACCGGAGATAGCATCAACGTTGCTTTGTTTTGCGCTGTGCAAACAGCACAAAGGTCCGGGGCCACGAATGTGATTCCAGACAAACGGGGGTATAGGGGGGTTATAGCGGCGGATCAAGGGGGAGGTGGGCGGTCTGGTTATTGTCCAAACTGGCCAATAATTGGTGGAACGCGCATAGTGGTTCAAACCGCAGGGAGTAAGACAATGATTGAGCGCATCGATTACGTTTCGATAAATGGCCCCGCCATCGCCAGCATGGCAAAAGCCAAGAACCACATGCCCTCGATCGATGAGAAACTTAGAGCGATTATCGAACTGCGCGTTTCTCAGATCAATGGATGCGTTTACTGCGTGGACCTACACACCACACAGGCAAGAAGCGCAGGCGAAACCCAGCAAAGGCTCGATTGCCTTGCCGTTTGGCAAGAATGTCCATTCTTTGATGAGGTTGAGAAAGCGGCTCTTTCTTGGGCCGAAGCTGTCACTTTGATCTCGGAATATGGTGCGCCAGATGATTTATTTGCGACCCTGTCAGCCCACTTCTCAGAGCAACAAGTCGTAGATTTGACTCTGATCATTTCGCAGATGAACGCTTGGAACCGACTGGCGATCAGCTTTGGCCACTTGCCTGATCAGCGAACTGAATGAGATTGTGAGAACGGTTGGATGGTCTGAATGCCAGTCAGCCAAGCCCCTCACTTAGTCCGCATCCCCACGTTTAACCCATAAATCGGGCCTACGCTCTTTGGTCAGCGTCTCGGACATTTTGCGGCGCCATTTGGCGATTTCGGCGTGGTTGCCAGACATAAGCACCGGGGGAATGGCACGGCCCTGCCATTCGGCGGGTTTAGTGTATTGTGGATGCTCCAGCAGCCCTGCGGAGTGGCTTTCTTCAACCGTGCTCTCTGCATTGCCCAGCACGCCGGGCAGCAGACGGACGGTGGCGTCGATCATCGCTTGTGCTGCCAGCTCGCCTCCCGTCATCACAAAATCGCCTAGGCTGATTTCGGTGATGCCGTAGCGTTCGATCACCCGCTCATCCACCCCTTCAAATCGCCCGCACAGCATGGTGACGCCCGCACAGCCCGACAAATCACGTGCCATCGCCTGATCAAACCGGCGACCGCGCGGCGACATATACAGGATCGGCCAGCGCCCGACGGCATTTGCTTGGGCGGCCTCAATCGCGGGGCCAACCACATCGGCGCGCAACACCATGCCAGCGCCGCCCCCGGCGGGCGTGTCATCGACATTGCGGTGCTTGGTTAACCCATAGGAACGCAGATCATGTGCGTGCAGCTGCCAACGCCCCTCGTTCAGCGCGCGTCCGGTAAGGCTGGCCCCAAGGACACCGGGAAACAGCTCCGGGAACAGGGTGATAACATGGGCCTGCCAAACCCCGGCGTAATCAGGGGTGTCTTGCATCAACTCGCGCGGTTTCAGAGTTGGAACGACGCGCTGGCGGCCGTGTGATTTGGTCGGGCTGGTCATGTTTGTTCAGCCTTTGAAAGGATCGCCTGTTTGGCCACCTTGCGTTTTTCACGGTCTTCGATGGTACGGTTGGCCTCAATTAGGGCAGCCAGGACGTCATCGCCTTGGCGCGCATTCGCACTGTGAACCGGGATCAGAT
It encodes the following:
- a CDS encoding carboxymuconolactone decarboxylase family protein: MIERIDYVSINGPAIASMAKAKNHMPSIDEKLRAIIELRVSQINGCVYCVDLHTTQARSAGETQQRLDCLAVWQECPFFDEVEKAALSWAEAVTLISEYGAPDDLFATLSAHFSEQQVVDLTLIISQMNAWNRLAISFGHLPDQRTE
- the trmD gene encoding tRNA (guanosine(37)-N1)-methyltransferase TrmD translates to MTSPTKSHGRQRVVPTLKPRELMQDTPDYAGVWQAHVITLFPELFPGVLGASLTGRALNEGRWQLHAHDLRSYGLTKHRNVDDTPAGGGAGMVLRADVVGPAIEAAQANAVGRWPILYMSPRGRRFDQAMARDLSGCAGVTMLCGRFEGVDERVIERYGITEISLGDFVMTGGELAAQAMIDATVRLLPGVLGNAESTVEESHSAGLLEHPQYTKPAEWQGRAIPPVLMSGNHAEIAKWRRKMSETLTKERRPDLWVKRGDAD